A single genomic interval of Nitratidesulfovibrio sp. SRB-5 harbors:
- a CDS encoding 4Fe-4S dicluster domain-containing protein — protein sequence MLGFLKILARNVAQGPSTDPFPFAETHTPSRFRGKVTMDPAKCVGCAICRHVCAGGAIRIEPREDRSGYDFTVWHNTCALCGLCRHYCPTGAITMTNDWHNAHLQERKYDWAEHHFVPYLRCTGCDTHIRMLPPDLATRVYANHAHDLDFPALLRMCPKCRQVAAATRSAALNAATDAEGTAPADTGNGNGSRPAAKAAANEETTPATPHTVKDGGRTDADTPRATAG from the coding sequence ATGCTGGGATTCCTGAAGATACTAGCCCGCAACGTGGCCCAGGGGCCGTCCACCGACCCCTTCCCCTTTGCCGAGACGCATACCCCCAGCCGCTTTCGCGGCAAGGTGACCATGGACCCGGCCAAGTGCGTGGGCTGTGCCATCTGCCGCCACGTGTGCGCTGGCGGGGCCATCCGCATCGAGCCGCGCGAGGACCGCAGCGGCTACGACTTCACGGTGTGGCACAACACCTGCGCCCTGTGCGGGCTGTGCCGCCACTACTGCCCCACCGGGGCCATCACCATGACCAACGACTGGCACAACGCGCACCTGCAGGAACGCAAGTACGACTGGGCGGAGCACCACTTCGTCCCGTACCTGCGCTGCACCGGCTGCGACACGCACATCCGCATGCTGCCGCCGGACCTGGCCACCCGCGTGTACGCAAACCACGCCCACGACCTGGACTTCCCGGCGCTGCTGCGCATGTGCCCCAAGTGCCGCCAGGTGGCCGCCGCCACCCGCTCCGCCGCCCTGAACGCCGCTACGGACGCTGAAGGAACCGCCCCGGCGGACACGGGCAACGGCAACGGCTCCCGCCCGGCGGCCAAGGCCGCCGCCAACGAAGAAACCACCCCCGCCACCCCCCACACGGTGAAGGACGGAGGACGCACCGATGCTGACACGCCCCGCGCAACTGCAGGCTAA
- a CDS encoding NADH-quinone oxidoreductase subunit B family protein yields the protein MNFLKKLSVRSPWLYRINAGSCNGCDVELATTACIPRYDVERLGCKYCGSPRHADIVLITGPLTARVKDKVLRVWDEIPEPKVTVAVGICPVSGGVFRDGYSIEGPIDRYIPVDVNVPGCPPRPQAIIEGVIKARDVWMARLGLQE from the coding sequence ATGAACTTCCTGAAGAAGCTCTCCGTGCGGTCGCCGTGGCTGTACCGGATCAACGCGGGCTCGTGCAACGGCTGCGACGTGGAACTGGCAACCACCGCCTGCATCCCCCGCTACGACGTGGAACGCCTGGGCTGCAAGTACTGCGGCAGCCCCCGCCATGCGGACATCGTGCTCATCACCGGACCGCTGACCGCCCGCGTGAAGGACAAGGTGCTGCGCGTGTGGGACGAGATTCCCGAACCCAAGGTCACCGTGGCCGTGGGCATCTGTCCGGTGAGCGGCGGCGTGTTCCGCGACGGGTACTCCATCGAGGGCCCCATCGACCGCTACATCCCCGTGGACGTCAACGTGCCCGGCTGCCCGCCGCGCCCGCAGGCCATCATCGAAGGCGTGATCAAGGCCCGCGACGTATGGATGGCCCGCCTTGGATTGCAGGAGTAA
- a CDS encoding respiratory chain complex I subunit 1 family protein, whose translation MSYATELFTQTGLGLLGLLVFPGGLFALMVGLFLKGLDRRIEARLQRRVGPPLIQPYLDIAKLFTKETVMPASANRAAFLLAPLLGLTGMAVCAALLPVPGVSGGLPAMGDLLVIFYLLPLPAIALMVGGSASSSPFGAMGFSREMTLMFAYEMPLLAVMLAVAMKVGMATGGGAEFSLANIVDYQLANGQLAFDPVMIPALLAYLLFLPGTMGTVPFDVPEAETEIIEGPLLEYSGPALAFFHIASALKAVVVLGLGVALFLPGTVPGGIVANIPWFVLKCAALMAVSLTLVKSATGRFRVDQAFTFYLKYPSVLALASLVLAWRGM comes from the coding sequence ATGTCCTACGCCACTGAACTCTTCACCCAAACCGGCCTTGGCCTGCTTGGCCTGCTGGTGTTCCCGGGCGGGTTGTTCGCCCTGATGGTCGGCCTGTTCCTGAAGGGGCTTGACCGGCGCATCGAGGCGCGCTTGCAGCGCCGCGTGGGCCCGCCCCTGATCCAGCCCTACCTGGATATCGCCAAGCTGTTCACCAAGGAAACGGTCATGCCTGCTTCCGCCAACCGGGCCGCCTTCCTGCTGGCCCCGCTGCTGGGCCTGACCGGCATGGCGGTGTGCGCCGCGCTGCTGCCCGTGCCGGGCGTCAGCGGCGGCCTGCCCGCCATGGGCGACCTGCTGGTGATCTTCTACCTGCTGCCGCTGCCCGCCATCGCGCTGATGGTTGGCGGTTCCGCCTCCAGCTCGCCGTTCGGGGCCATGGGCTTCTCGCGCGAGATGACGCTGATGTTCGCCTACGAAATGCCGCTGCTGGCCGTGATGCTGGCCGTGGCCATGAAGGTGGGCATGGCCACCGGCGGCGGGGCCGAGTTCTCGTTGGCCAATATCGTGGACTACCAGCTTGCCAACGGGCAGCTGGCCTTCGACCCGGTGATGATTCCGGCCCTGCTGGCCTACCTGCTGTTCCTGCCCGGCACCATGGGCACCGTGCCCTTTGACGTGCCCGAGGCCGAAACGGAAATCATAGAAGGCCCCCTGCTGGAATACTCCGGCCCGGCGCTGGCCTTCTTTCACATCGCCTCGGCGCTCAAGGCCGTGGTGGTGCTGGGGCTTGGCGTGGCGCTGTTCCTGCCGGGCACGGTTCCCGGCGGCATCGTAGCCAACATTCCGTGGTTCGTGCTGAAGTGCGCGGCGCTGATGGCCGTTTCGCTGACGCTGGTCAAGTCGGCCACCGGACGCTTCCGCGTGGACCAGGCCTTCACCTTCTACCTCAAGTACCCCTCGGTGCTGGCCCTGGCGAGTCTGGTGCTGGCATGGCGCGGTATGTAG